In Phyllostomus discolor isolate MPI-MPIP mPhyDis1 chromosome 2, mPhyDis1.pri.v3, whole genome shotgun sequence, the following are encoded in one genomic region:
- the WBP11 gene encoding WW domain-binding protein 11 has protein sequence MGRRSTSSTKSGKFMNPTDQARKEARKRELKKNKKQRMMVRAAVLKMKDPKQIIRDMEKLDEMEFNPVQQPQLNEKVLKDKRKKLRETFERILRLYEKENPDIYKELRKLEVEYEQKRAQLSQYFDAVKNAQHVEVDSIPLPDMPHAPSNILIQDIPLPGAQPPSILKKTSAYGPPTRAVSIIPLLGHGVPRLPPGRKPPGPPPGPPPPQVLQMYGRKVGFALDLPSRRRDEDMLYSPELAQRGHDDDVSSTSEDDGYPEDMDQDKHDDSSDDSDTDRSDGESEGDEFVHRDDNERSSNEEKKSGLSVRFADMPGKSRKKKKNIKELTPLQAMMLRMAGQEIPEEGREVEEFSEDDDEGDSDDSEAEKQSQKQHKEESLSDGTSASSQQQAPPQSVPPSQIQAPPMPGPPPLGPPPAPPLRPPGPPTGLPPGPPPGAPPFLRPPGMPGLRGPLPRLLPPGPPPGRPPGPPPGPPPGLPPGPPPRGPPPRLPPPAPPGIPPPRPGMMRPPLVPPLGPAPPGLFPPAPLPNPGVLSAPPNLIQRPKADDTSAATIEKKATATISAKPQITNPKAEITRFVPTALRVRRENKGATAAPQRKSEDDSAVPLAKAAPKSGPSVPISVQTKDDVYEAFMKEMEGLL, from the exons AGTTTAACCCAGTGCAACAGCCACAGTTAAATGAGAAGGTGCTGAAAGACAAACGTAAAAAACTGCGTGAAACCTTTGAACGGATTCTGCGGCTCTATGAGAAAGAGAATCCAGACATTTACAAAGAACTGAGAAAGCTAGAAGTGGAATATGAACAGAAGAGGGCTCAGCTTAGCCAATATTTTGATGCTGTCAAG AACGCTCAGCATGTGGAAGTGGATAGTATTCCTTTGCCAGATATGCCGCATGCTCCTTCTAACATTTTGATCCAAGATATTCCACTACCTGGTGCCCAGCCTCCCTCCATCCTTAAGAAGACCTCAGCCTATGG ACCTCCAACTCGGGCAGTTTCTATTATTCCTCTTCTTGGACATGGTGTTCCACGTTTGCCCCCTGGCAGAAAACCTCCAGGTCCACCCCCTGGTCCACCCCCTCCTCAAGTCTTGCAAATGTATGGCCGTAAAGTGGGCTTTGCCCTTGATCTTCCCTCTCGTCGGCGAGATGAAGACATGTTATATAGTCCTGAACTCG CTCAACGGGGCCACGACGATGATGTCTCCAGCACCAGTGAAGATGATGGCTATCCTGAGGACATGGATCAAGATAAGCATGATGATAGTAGCGATGACAGCGACACTGACAGATCAGATGGAGAAAGTGAAGGGGATGAATTTGTGCACCGCGATGATAATGAAAGAAGcagcaatgaagaaaagaaatcag GTCTAAGTGTACGATTTGCAGACATGCCcgggaaatcaaggaagaaaaagaagaacattaaGGAGTTGACCCCTCTTCAAGCCATGATGCTTCGAATGGCAG gtCAGGAAATCCCTGAGGAGGGTCGGGAAGTAGAGGAATTTTCAGAGGACGATGATGAAGGTGATTCTGATGATTCTGAAGCAGAAAAGCAGTCACAAAAACAGCATAAAGAGGAATCTCTTTCTGATGGCACATCTGCTTCTTCACAGCAACAAGCTCCCCCACAGTCTGTTCCCCCTTCTCAGATACAAGCACCTCCCATGCCAGGACCACCTCCTCTTGGACCACCTCCTGCTCCACCTTTACGGCCTCCTGGACCGCCTACTGGTCTTCCTCCTGGGCCACCTCCAG gaGCTCCTCCGTTCCTGAGACCACCTGGAATGCCAGGACTCCGAGGGCCTTTACCCCGACTTTTACCTCCAGGACCACCACCTGGCCGAccccctggccctcccccagGTCCACCTCCAGGTCTGCCTCCTGGCCCTCCTCCTCGGGGACCCCCACCAAGGCTACCTCCCCCTGCACCTCCAG GTATCCCCCCACCACGCCCTGGCATGATGCGCCCACCTTTGGTGCCTCCACTCGGACCTGCCCCACCTGGGCTTTTCCCACCGGCTCCCTTGCCAAACCCAGGAGTTTTAAGTGCTCCACCCAACTTGATTCAGCGGCCCAAGGCGGATGACACAAGCGCAGCCACCATTGAGAAGAAAGCCACAGCGACCATCAGTGCCAAGCCACAGATCACTAATCCCAAGGCCGAGATTACTCGATTCGTGCCCACCGCACTGAGGGTCCGTCGGGAGAATAAAGGGGCTACTGCTGCTCCCCAAAGAAAGTCAGAGGATGATTCTGCTGTGCCTCTTGCCAAAGCAGCTCCCAAATCTGGCCCATCTGTTCCCATCTCAGTACAAACTAAGGATGATGTGTATGAAGCTTTTATGAAGGAGATGGAAGGGCTACTGTGA
- the LOC114513353 gene encoding histone H2A.J produces MSGRGKQGGKVRAKAKSRSSRAGLQFPVGRVHRLLRKGNYAERVGAGAPVYLAAVLEYLTAEILELAGNAARDNKKTRIIPRHLQLAIRNDEELNKLLGKVTIAQGGVLPNIQAVLLPKKTESQKAKSK; encoded by the coding sequence ATGTCTGGTCGCGGAAAGCAGGGCGGCAAAGTGCGGGCAAAAGCCAAGTCCAGATCCTCCCGCGCAGGACTGCAGTTCCCGGTGGGCCGAGTGCACAGACTGCTGCGCAAAGGTAACTACGCGGAGCGAGTTGGCGCTGGAGCGCCCGTGTACCTGGCAGCCGTGTTGGAGTACCTGACTGCCGAGATCCTGGAGTTGGCAGGCAACGCCGCACGCGACAACAAGAAGACCAGAATAATCCCTCGCCACCTGCAGCTCGCCATTCGCAACGACGAGGAGCTAAACAAGCTGCTGGGGAAAGTGACCATCGCTCAGGGCGGTGTCCTGCCCAACATCCAGGCCGTGCTGCTGCCCAAGAAGACGGAGAGTCAGAAGGCGAAGAGCAAGTGA